The segment CAACGGTGACAACAAAGAGCCAAGATCAAACAGGATCTTTGTGTAGAGTAATCTCAACGAGAATGGATCCAGAGACGTTGAAGATAATGGGGAATGAAGATTACAAGAATGGGAACTTCGCTGAGGCTTTAGCTTTGTATGATGCAGCCATTGCCATTGATCCGAACAAGGCTGCGTACCGTAGCAACAAGAGTGCGGCTTTGACTGCGCTAGGGAGGATTCTCGACGCGGTTTTCGAATGCAGAGAAGCTATCAGAATCGAGCCTCATTACCACAGAGCACATCATCGGTTGGGTAACTTGTACCTCAGGTAATCTAATACCTcaacaaatgaaaacatttgaaaataaaaaaataaatacattttgaAATATCTCACAAATTTTAATAGGTTAGGAGAAGTGGAGAAATCAATGTATCATTTCAAGCATTCGGGTCCTGAGGCTGATCCAGAAGACATTGTAAAGGCGAAAGCTGTTCAGACACATCTTACCAAATGCACAGAAGCTAAGAGGCTACGAGATTGGAATGGTTTGATCACAGAGACAACAAACACAATCTCTTCAGGAGCTGATGCAGCTCCACAGGTTTATGCATTGCAAGCAGAAGCATTGTTGAAGACACATAGACATCAAGAAGCAGATGATGCTTTGTCCAAATGTCCGGTTTTTGATGTGGAAACCAGCACTAGGTACTACGGACCGGTCGGTTATGCAGGTTTCTTGGTTGTCCGTGCTCAGGTTCACTTGGCTTCTGggaggtttgtttttttttcttggtttattatatatttatatattagggTTACATATTAGTCTCAAATTTGAATATCCTGGTTTTATTTTGTAGCTCTTTGGTTATTTTGTTTTAACCTGGTATTGAGTGTGTGTAGGGTGGAACCAGGTCAAGTTTAAATATACTGGTTTAATATCACAAATGTAGTTCTAAATCCATAATTTATTTCACAATTTATGTGTCAACCCAAGCTGATTGTTTGTGACTAATATGCATGTCTTCGGTTTTAAAACTCTAGTTAAATATTTGACTTGCATCAGATTTGACGAAGCCGTGGAGGCGATCCAACGCGCCGGGCAGCTAGATGGGAATAACCGGGAGGTGAACATGGTTTCACGGCGAGCTCAAGCGGTGACCGAAGCTCGGTTCAGAGGAAACGAGCTGTTTAAAGCTGGACGGTTCGAAGAGGCGTGTGCTGCTTATGGTGAAGGACTAGACCATGATCCGCGAAACTCTGTTTTGCTCTGTAATCGTGCAGCTTGTCGTTCGAAGTTAGGTCAGTTCGAAAAATCTGTTGAAGATTGCACGGCTGCAATCTCTGTCCGACCAGGATACCGCAAAGCTCGCCTCAGAAGAGCTGATTGTAACACTaaggtgaaaaaaaaatagagttgaTTTTCAAAGAATAATGAAATTGTGGTTTTTGCTGTtactttaaatttatttgtgTGGTGTGCAGATGCGGAAGTGGGAGTTGGTGGTGGCAGACTACGAGATATTGAAAAAAGAGACTCCTGAGGATGAGGAAGTGACCAGAGGATTATCAGAGGCACAGCAACAACTCATGAAACGTCGTGGCCAAGACTCTTGAGTAGTTTCCGGTGGTTAAAAATATGGAAtgcgaaaaaaaaaatacacttccGGATAAATTTcatgtttgattttgtttttgagcCGGTAAGTGACAGACCTAAATGACAATCTTGTGATtctttaaacttttaaatttttcttcttctttttttgggtgATCAAATGTTGTATAGAAAATGAGATTGTGATGATGATGTATTTAGCTTTTAAACACACAACTTGTCCATGGTAAATCAAAAAGCTTATATTCTCGCGCCATAATCTATCCAAAACAAAATAGGTATTTGTAGAATTAGGGGTGTTAATGAGGATTAGCAATGATGAATCATCATTGTCATAGGAGAGAGATATTATAATGCTAACCACACAATGTTAgatgtttctgttttgtttgatGCGTCCCAGTTCGAACCCGAAGATATAAAAACCACGGTGATGTGCAATCCACGACCAATTCATTTTTGAAAAGTGACTTTTCGTGACGTGAGATAAACCCGTTCTATGGCATAATGGTTTaacattttgtaaattttgaaatacAATAACACATTTGCTTTcatttcctttcagaaaataaaaacacacacacatacacgcAATGTCAAGCACACTAGAATATATATGATCACATCATCTTTCATTGACCCCTCaaatgtctatatatatatataaagttataaatacGTTCACAACTTCACATCGTGGAAACAACGACTCGCAGATCTTGACAAAGTCCGAACAATGATTCCTACTTGCCGACAGCTCAGACAGCGAAGCATCACGAGCCAACCATTACTCCACTGTAAACTTCTCCTACTCTCCTTCCTAAGAACAACTTCTTCTAGAGATATTGGCGTTTCGGTATACAGGTTTGGTTTGAATTTCAGATTTTCAAAACTACAGatttaaatatcatttatataattataaatttcggTTCAGTATCTATTTGAAGTTATGTAAAAAATTCAAAGAACCAAATATacctttaaaattttcaaaattcaaaatagaataatatacaacatataaatttgaataatgtatgatCAAATACCTATAATTAACATaaacttggtttggttttgatatttGGGTGAGTACAAATCTGTATTTAAGATATTTCTAATGTTTTAAGTAATTTTAGCCGTTCTTTGATCTTTATTTAGTTTTAGCTATTTTGGATTCCGtcttgtttttaaaagataggAGATCTGTagcattttgtttgtttgtctgtCTCTTGCTAATTAATTTTAGCTATTCTTTGATCTTCTTGTTTGGTTGTTTCTTGCTTATTTGTCGAGTTAGATATCAGTGATGTTGCTGTATGGAACTTGACGTTAAAGGCTTATACGGATACGGGTTTTAAAGAAGCTGTCGACTTCTCTTCTGCATTTCATACAAGTGGCTTGCAGCATCCAAATGAAAGTTAGGTTATATAGTTTAACATTAGGGCAGCATTGAAATTAGGATTTCATTTGATGCTCTCACCGTGGCCAATAGTCTCATAAACATGTACTGGTAAACTGAGAAACGGGCTTCGCTAGGACAGTATTTTAATTTCACAGTATGACTGAACAAGATTTTATTTCGTGGAAGCAGTGCAGCTGTCACGTTGTGGACTCACACCATACCATTATACCATGACGAGTGTTCTAAAAGCAACTTGTTATATTTAGGTTTATTATGAACTTccaatttataattaattggcAATAAATATGTTTACCATAAtcttttatatgatattttagatttctttaaattttttgatatatgATACTTTATTCATAATACCTCTTTTTTAGATGATAATTTTTCTCTGCCAAAATCTcgaaactttaaaatttttatactCGATTGAGCGATTTAATACGACAGCTATACCCGGTCGATAAGGTTATATAATTAGAACAATTACCTGGTCGAGCGGGTTATTAATAGGGGTTTATGGTATTCGAGATTTGCGCTTTGATATCATGTTagattcaaatttattataaatttctaacttaaaaccaattgacaataaaaaaattgaccatcattatttattatttaaggtTACCTTAAATTTCCAATATGGGTTACTCCATCCCATGCAGTTAAAACCAATAGTGTTCCTGACAGTTTTGTCTCTAGTTCTTTGATTGACTGAGGCCTACTCTCGGAACAGGTGATGACAGAGTTTATCTTGAACAAGTATATGGACTTTAAAAAGTTAGCTAGGTTGGCTTCCGA is part of the Raphanus sativus cultivar WK10039 chromosome 5, ASM80110v3, whole genome shotgun sequence genome and harbors:
- the LOC108861502 gene encoding inactive TPR repeat-containing thioredoxin TTL3 codes for the protein MGENAAERRSGCGLLSVMFGRRGLWSKKPTPTDNGSQKSTSTAATANSNIQFTKSPGTDLKKPHHDVKVSIEAIQNNKIQNQNQRSVVPSKPSSNQYPNNHQLGTYENQHQQKRSSYNNNSSSVDPYHGGQRKVPREAIGLSGELESMITDHQKSRGANGLVRASSSNVMLYGNLGNLNQSGPAMTLGYGNVNSGGGYGATTRTNVAAPATVTTKSQDQTGSLCRVISTRMDPETLKIMGNEDYKNGNFAEALALYDAAIAIDPNKAAYRSNKSAALTALGRILDAVFECREAIRIEPHYHRAHHRLGNLYLRLGEVEKSMYHFKHSGPEADPEDIVKAKAVQTHLTKCTEAKRLRDWNGLITETTNTISSGADAAPQVYALQAEALLKTHRHQEADDALSKCPVFDVETSTRYYGPVGYAGFLVVRAQVHLASGRFDEAVEAIQRAGQLDGNNREVNMVSRRAQAVTEARFRGNELFKAGRFEEACAAYGEGLDHDPRNSVLLCNRAACRSKLGQFEKSVEDCTAAISVRPGYRKARLRRADCNTKMRKWELVVADYEILKKETPEDEEVTRGLSEAQQQLMKRRGQDS